One window of Nicotiana tomentosiformis chromosome 11, ASM39032v3, whole genome shotgun sequence genomic DNA carries:
- the LOC104102885 gene encoding uncharacterized protein isoform X5 — protein MKGISFSESLSAFALAYIGCGTCNGYIKPNYASRIVAKKSKNSETPSPKDTETPPPRITSNLKQNLQFLRLWKDFQKRKSSTPKPATSYRKKKVEKEELPEDEEIYRDPTLALYYTNQVLDGAVPVLLVDGYNVCGYWPKLKKHFMNGMLDIARQKLLDELVSFSLLREVKVVAVFDAMMSGLPTHKENFEGVDVVYSSETCADAWIEKEVVALREDGCPKVWVVTSDHNQQHAAYGAVGGFCLELQGVNL, from the exons ATGAAAGGTATATCTTTCTCAGAATCACTATCAGCCTTTGCATTGGCATACATTGGCTGTGGTACATGTAATGGGTACATCAAACCCAACTATGCTTCTAGAATTGTGGCTAAGAAGAGCAAGAATTCCGAGACTCCTTCTCCTAAG GATACTGAGACACCTCCTCCAAGGATTACATCAAACTTGAAGCAGAATTTGCAGTTTCTAAGATTATGGAAG GACTTCCAAAAGAGAAAATCCAGTACACCAAAGCCTGCAACCAGTTATCGTAAGAAGAAGGTGGAGAAGGAAGAACTGCCAGAAGATGAAGAGATCTACCGTGATCCTACTTTGGCACTATACTA TACAAATCAGGTCTTGGATGGTGCTGTTCCCGTCTTGCTCGTTGATGGATATAATGTGTGTGGATATTGGCCAAAGTTGAAGAAGCATTTTATGAATGGAATGCTTGACATTGCTCGTCAAAAGCTTCTTGATGAACTTGTATCATTCAGTTTGCTAAGAG AGGTGAAAGTGGTGGCTGTATTTGATGCCATGATGTCTGGACTACCTACACACAAGGAAAACTTTGAGGG TGTTGATGTAGTATACTCAAGTGAAACATGTGCTGATGCATGGATTGAGAAGGAG GTGGTTGCATTGAGGGAGGATGGGTGTCCAAAGGTCTGGGTTGTCACATCTGATCACAATCAGCAGCATGCAGCCTATGGAGCAGTAG GGGGCTTTTGTTTGGAGCTGCAAGGCGTTAATCTCTGA
- the LOC104102885 gene encoding uncharacterized protein isoform X2 has translation MKGISFSESLSAFALAYIGCGTCNGYIKPNYASRIVAKKSKNSETPSPKDTETPPPRITSNLKQNLQFLRLWKDFQKRKSSTPKPATSYRKKKVEKEELPEDEEIYRDPTLALYYTNQVLDGAVPVLLVDGYNVCGYWPKLKKHFMNGMLDIARQKLLDELVSFSLLREVKVVAVFDAMMSGLPTHKENFEGVDVVYSSETCADAWIEKEVVALREDGCPKVWVVTSDHNQQHAAYGAGAFVWSCKALISEDSKFCLSTCGEVSSCQIQKHDQRRCTLYNQSFT, from the exons ATGAAAGGTATATCTTTCTCAGAATCACTATCAGCCTTTGCATTGGCATACATTGGCTGTGGTACATGTAATGGGTACATCAAACCCAACTATGCTTCTAGAATTGTGGCTAAGAAGAGCAAGAATTCCGAGACTCCTTCTCCTAAG GATACTGAGACACCTCCTCCAAGGATTACATCAAACTTGAAGCAGAATTTGCAGTTTCTAAGATTATGGAAG GACTTCCAAAAGAGAAAATCCAGTACACCAAAGCCTGCAACCAGTTATCGTAAGAAGAAGGTGGAGAAGGAAGAACTGCCAGAAGATGAAGAGATCTACCGTGATCCTACTTTGGCACTATACTA TACAAATCAGGTCTTGGATGGTGCTGTTCCCGTCTTGCTCGTTGATGGATATAATGTGTGTGGATATTGGCCAAAGTTGAAGAAGCATTTTATGAATGGAATGCTTGACATTGCTCGTCAAAAGCTTCTTGATGAACTTGTATCATTCAGTTTGCTAAGAG AGGTGAAAGTGGTGGCTGTATTTGATGCCATGATGTCTGGACTACCTACACACAAGGAAAACTTTGAGGG TGTTGATGTAGTATACTCAAGTGAAACATGTGCTGATGCATGGATTGAGAAGGAG GTGGTTGCATTGAGGGAGGATGGGTGTCCAAAGGTCTGGGTTGTCACATCTGATCACAATCAGCAGCATGCAGCCTATGGAGCA GGGGCTTTTGTTTGGAGCTGCAAGGCGTTAATCTCTGAG GATTCCAAATTCTGTTTATCTACTTGTGGGGAGGTTTCGTCTTGTCAAATTCAAAAACATGACCAGCGTCGGTGCACCCTGTATA
- the LOC104102885 gene encoding uncharacterized protein isoform X4: MKGISFSESLSAFALAYIGCGTCNGYIKPNYASRIVAKKSKNSETPSPKDTETPPPRITSNLKQNLQFLRLWKDFQKRKSSTPKPATSYRKKKVEKEELPEDEEIYRDPTLALYYTNQVLDGAVPVLLVDGYNVCGYWPKLKKHFMNGMLDIARQKLLDELVSFSLLREVKVVAVFDAMMSGLPTHKENFEGVDVVYSSETCADAWIEKEGAFVWSCKALISEDSKFCLSTCGEVSSCQIQKHDQRRCTLYNQSFT, encoded by the exons ATGAAAGGTATATCTTTCTCAGAATCACTATCAGCCTTTGCATTGGCATACATTGGCTGTGGTACATGTAATGGGTACATCAAACCCAACTATGCTTCTAGAATTGTGGCTAAGAAGAGCAAGAATTCCGAGACTCCTTCTCCTAAG GATACTGAGACACCTCCTCCAAGGATTACATCAAACTTGAAGCAGAATTTGCAGTTTCTAAGATTATGGAAG GACTTCCAAAAGAGAAAATCCAGTACACCAAAGCCTGCAACCAGTTATCGTAAGAAGAAGGTGGAGAAGGAAGAACTGCCAGAAGATGAAGAGATCTACCGTGATCCTACTTTGGCACTATACTA TACAAATCAGGTCTTGGATGGTGCTGTTCCCGTCTTGCTCGTTGATGGATATAATGTGTGTGGATATTGGCCAAAGTTGAAGAAGCATTTTATGAATGGAATGCTTGACATTGCTCGTCAAAAGCTTCTTGATGAACTTGTATCATTCAGTTTGCTAAGAG AGGTGAAAGTGGTGGCTGTATTTGATGCCATGATGTCTGGACTACCTACACACAAGGAAAACTTTGAGGG TGTTGATGTAGTATACTCAAGTGAAACATGTGCTGATGCATGGATTGAGAAGGAG GGGGCTTTTGTTTGGAGCTGCAAGGCGTTAATCTCTGAG GATTCCAAATTCTGTTTATCTACTTGTGGGGAGGTTTCGTCTTGTCAAATTCAAAAACATGACCAGCGTCGGTGCACCCTGTATA